GGCTGATGTAGAACAATCTCCTTTAGCCGCTGCAAATCCTATGGTCAGCGGTATGGCAGGATTTGAGGAAATAGCTGACTATAGTCATAAAGTTGTTGTAGAAGCAAACGCCAAGGATGTAGATAGAGCAAAAGATATCATCTCAAAAATGGGTGGAGAGTTAAATAGCTCTTCCAATGAATAATAAATAACAACAGTACAAAATGTTCAAAAGGCTGTTAAATAATTTAACAGCCTTTATTATTTCTAATGAAACTATTTCCTTGTATTTCTCTCTGTTATTGAAAAGGCATCTGAGATTGATAACCCGTAAATACATCGACAATATCAGCAATTTCAGCATTGGTCGCAATGTTTGCCTGATATTCGCCAAGATTAAATAATTCATTAAAAAAGGATGTATGTAGCTGTTGTAATTTATCTCTATTCTGTATAACAATACTTCTTAAATCATCGTTTATCACTTCATTTATACCGGTTTGATAGCTAATAAGATTATGTTTCTCCACCAACAATATATCATTTAGCATATCCCTCATATTGATGTTAACATCTTTTACCTGAGGTAATTCATTAGAAACAGTTTTTCCAATTTTCTGTACACCTGTTTTAGAAGTTACTGTTGATTGTGTATCCATTAATTCATTTGCCCTCCTTGGTTTACATTAACTTGATAATTATTTCCCTGTGTTATATTCACTTGATTGATATAGTTTAATATATTCATATAATTTTGTTGATGTACGCGAACACCCTCAAGATATGCTTGTTGACGAGCAGGGTTTGTTTCTTGCTGTGAATATTGATAACATTTCTTTAAAGACAACAACTCCCATGATAAAAAATCCTTTATGTAATTAACTTCTTTTGTTGCTATATTTTTCATAATCTTCCTCCTCACTTTCTTTTATACGAGTACATCTTATATAGTATTTGTAACTATAATGATTTTATTACCTAAGTTTTTTTGCCAAACAGTGAAAATTATATCTAAAAAGCAAATTACATATACTACCGTGAGGAGGTGAGATCATGCAAACAGAAAAATTTCGTTTTAAAAGTTTAAATAACACAAAGCTCCCACCAGAAAATATCGAGACCATACTTAGCGCTCTCAATGGCGTATATACTGTAATGACAGATGTCATGGATAATACAATTACAGTAGATTACGATGACACCCAAACCTCTTCAGCAGAAATTAGAGCAAAACTAGATGAGAATAAGCTAGTATAATAACTTATAGCGTAAACAAATAAAAATCTCTATATCTATCTTCTGTAGATATAGAGATTTTTATAAAAAAACGATGGATACACTTATTGATTTATCTATTTGTCAAAGGTCAAAATTTCTTCTATCAGCTGTTCTCTTAATGCATCTATCTTTTCAAACTGTATATTAGATACATAGTAGTCTTCAATGTAGTCATGATTTTTCTTGGTTCGTTGCAAATTATAGACTACATCATTTATTAGTTGTTGAAATAATTTTTCACTGTATTCCAATTCCTTTTTATACTTGTTTAGTTTTTCCTTCTGTAAAAATTTATTTAAGTTTATATACTTTTGATCTTGATACTTACTATTCGTAGTAAAAGCCATATCAAGTTGGGGGATTAGAATAGACTCCACTTTATCTGGCATTAGGGGCTCATGGTAAACTTCAACGTCATATCCTTTTTGCATTGCAGTTTTCGCTATTTTTTCCAGCATCGTTGATTTTCCTGTGCCTGGAGCACCTTCAATATAGTAGATACCTTTTATATCAGTTAAATATGTTTCTACAAAATCAATATGTCCTTTATGGGTATAAGCGCTGCCAAATAGATGTCTTTCCTGAGGTAAGACTTTTTTAGGTGCTAAATTCTCAAAAAATTCTTCCAATATTTCATTTGTTATCGCATTTACTTCTACAAAATCCATGGCTTGGTTATAAGTCCATTCAATATCATCGTAGATCAACTTAGCTGCCCCTAAAAACTTATACACTCTTTTGTAAATCCTGCCATTTTCATTAATAGCTTCAATAATACTTTCTTTGTTTTTCCGTAAGCTTTCTTCCTGCCAATAGTCCCCTAAGTGAACAATCGTATCAACTGCACCAGGATATTTAGGATCTATTACATGGGGTGCTGTACCATCTAACATAGCTATTTTCAACTTTGGTATCACTAATGCATCTATTGAATCTGGATCAGCGGAACAATGATGAAACTCAATATCATATCCTTGGTTTATCAACGTATCACCTATTTTTTTCATCATGCTGGACTTACCAGTACCGGGACCTCCTTTTAGATAGTATACTTTATTAGCTTTTTTTAAATCAATAACATACTCAAAGTACGAGAAAAAACCTAGTGAAGTATTTCCTCCCGGCAACAAACTTTTAATTTTTCCCTTATTGGTCATGCTTACCCTCCTTTTTAGGATAATCTATCCCACAGTATTATATTATCCAATTTTAAGGGTTTTGTGACTATATAAATTTATACAAATTTCCAATCAATTCATTCTATTGCGTATTGTTCAAAAAGAAACACTTGCATGTTTTTGCTTTATCCTTTATAATAAATACTTGTGAATTAAAGTTGTCTAAAAATTATATTTATTTATCTGCAAAATTATATTCCTATAGGAAAAGTGCAATAATTATGGCAACCTTATATCCTCTATTTTCTTCATTGCATAATTTTTTAAATTATTGTACTATTAAAATATTTTAGTTGTTGCTGTAAAAGTTATGTATTTCGGAGGTGGTATAAAAATTTTATTTATATTTGACAGATTCAGTGATTAGACTACTTTTAGGAGGGATTTTATGGCGAATTTAAATGAAAACAACAGAGATCAATGGAGCTCTAAAATAGGATTTGTTTTGGCAGCCGCTGGTTCTGCTGTAGGACTAGGCAACTTATGGCGCTTTCCTTATACAGCTGGTCAAAATGGTGGTGGTGCCTTTGTGCTAGTATACTTTGCTATTTTAGTTTTAGTTGGATTTACTTTGATGTTGGCGGAACTAATTATTGGTAGGCATACGCAATTAAATCCAATCGGTGCTTATAGAAAAATCCGTAAAAATTGGGGTTGGGTAGGGGGTATAGGTGTATTTGCTTCCTTCTTGATCTTATCTTTTTACAGTGTCATTGGTGGATGGGTAATCAACTATTTAGTTAAAGCTGCTACAGGTGCTTTTACTGTTCCTGGCACAGATATGGCAGACTTATTTGTTTCCTTTATTACAAATCCTGGTCAACCTATTATTTATCATGGTATTTTTGCTTTTCTTACCTTAGCTATTGTTATGGGTGGTATCAGTGGTGGTATCGAAAAATATAGCAAAATTTTAATGCCGGGCTTATTTATTATGATGATTGTTATTACGCTGCGCTCTATTACTTTACCAGGGGCCTCTGAAGGGATTAAGTTCTTTTTAATGCCTGATTTTTCTAAAATTACTGGAGAAGTACTGCTGGCGGCCCTAGGACAGGTATTCTTTTCCTTAAGCTTAGGTATGGGTATTATTATTACCTATGGTAGCTATTTAAGCAAAGAGGAAAATATTCCCCAAAGCGCTATGATTATTCCACTCATTGATACAGGGGTTGCCTTATTAGCAGGTCTGGCAATTCTACCTGCGGTATTTGCCTTAGGCTTTAGTCCTGATCAAGGCCCAGCACTGCTTTTTATCATTTTGCCAGCAGTATTTGCTAATATGCCCTTAGGAACATTTTTTGGTGTGATCTTTTTCTTATTAGTATTATTTGCAGCATTAACATCTTCTATCTCATTACTAGAAACTTCTGTTTCTTATGTCGTAGATGAATTTAATTGGAATCGTAAAAAAACGACTATTTTATTAGGTTTAGCTGTATTCTTATTAGGTATTCCTTCTTCTTTAGCACAGGGAGTTTGGAGTCAC
The sequence above is drawn from the Clostridium formicaceticum genome and encodes:
- a CDS encoding sodium-dependent transporter, with protein sequence MANLNENNRDQWSSKIGFVLAAAGSAVGLGNLWRFPYTAGQNGGGAFVLVYFAILVLVGFTLMLAELIIGRHTQLNPIGAYRKIRKNWGWVGGIGVFASFLILSFYSVIGGWVINYLVKAATGAFTVPGTDMADLFVSFITNPGQPIIYHGIFAFLTLAIVMGGISGGIEKYSKILMPGLFIMMIVITLRSITLPGASEGIKFFLMPDFSKITGEVLLAALGQVFFSLSLGMGIIITYGSYLSKEENIPQSAMIIPLIDTGVALLAGLAILPAVFALGFSPDQGPALLFIILPAVFANMPLGTFFGVIFFLLVLFAALTSSISLLETSVSYVVDEFNWNRKKTTILLGLAVFLLGIPSSLAQGVWSHIEPFRDLDILDSIDFVASNVMLPLSGFLLAIFIGWVWGIDEALKEATNNGKIPFKLAAFWSFLIKWVAPLAILIVFIQGLK
- a CDS encoding heavy-metal-associated domain-containing protein, whose protein sequence is MQTEKFRFKSLNNTKLPPENIETILSALNGVYTVMTDVMDNTITVDYDDTQTSSAEIRAKLDENKLV
- a CDS encoding spore coat protein — encoded protein: MDTQSTVTSKTGVQKIGKTVSNELPQVKDVNINMRDMLNDILLVEKHNLISYQTGINEVINDDLRSIVIQNRDKLQQLHTSFFNELFNLGEYQANIATNAEIADIVDVFTGYQSQMPFQ
- a CDS encoding PRK06851 family protein is translated as MTNKGKIKSLLPGGNTSLGFFSYFEYVIDLKKANKVYYLKGGPGTGKSSMMKKIGDTLINQGYDIEFHHCSADPDSIDALVIPKLKIAMLDGTAPHVIDPKYPGAVDTIVHLGDYWQEESLRKNKESIIEAINENGRIYKRVYKFLGAAKLIYDDIEWTYNQAMDFVEVNAITNEILEEFFENLAPKKVLPQERHLFGSAYTHKGHIDFVETYLTDIKGIYYIEGAPGTGKSTMLEKIAKTAMQKGYDVEVYHEPLMPDKVESILIPQLDMAFTTNSKYQDQKYINLNKFLQKEKLNKYKKELEYSEKLFQQLINDVVYNLQRTKKNHDYIEDYYVSNIQFEKIDALREQLIEEILTFDK